A single Saccharolobus shibatae B12 DNA region contains:
- a CDS encoding ADP-ribosylglycohydrolase family protein yields MKWHECGVKSASNGDLMRISPVILPSLKVDENHLVDSVLDTIITQNDVLAIETSIAFAELFRNLITFVNDDFLMNLPSRIVKFVGNKYYKVKISM; encoded by the coding sequence ATGAAATGGCACGAATGCGGCGTTAAATCAGCATCAAATGGTGACTTAATGAGAATATCTCCAGTTATACTCCCTAGTTTAAAAGTGGATGAAAATCATCTTGTAGATTCAGTTCTGGATACCATAATTACGCAGAATGATGTGTTAGCAATAGAAACATCAATAGCTTTCGCAGAACTCTTTAGGAATTTGATAACTTTCGTAAATGATGATTTCTTAATGAACCTCCCCAGTAGGATAGTTAAATTCGTAGGGAATAAATACTATAAGGTGAAAATTTCTATGTAA
- a CDS encoding TM1812 family CRISPR-associated protein yields the protein MVYIATWGDPLGWSMAEYNSDNGKIKCWTTLSISEGRSIIIVFYSAIFAKPREGNVLYSFCDEAKKALIKANERVNKGDDIRDVVRDYIYDLLKCLDKCNKSVSDVEIIPIPNLGKVSGVSFNKITSEAMRGLLYAELYKRLKGENEIVLDITHGINYLTAITLNVLQQLSALLGAKLRVINAVPISQTEFEIETVAKFNKDSFNLQDLENTDVINSIKLNAPLPLIYLCRRNRKNFEIPEIKFIKEDIKSQGILFSLKDKRVLGELKESVILSRIVEDYICDKINTYDDPFKVESLHEITELFERFYSISKPLIINELNNITNKKKSGMVYEILEQPKEDCNSMMKSIDQTRRNFIAHGGLLKEFTYYDHKMNRIYYKIDDECYGNVLNKILGFDIYGLIERG from the coding sequence ATGGTTTACATCGCAACATGGGGCGATCCTCTAGGGTGGAGTATGGCTGAATATAACTCAGACAATGGGAAAATTAAATGTTGGACCACATTATCCATATCAGAAGGTAGATCGATTATAATAGTCTTTTATTCAGCTATCTTTGCAAAACCGAGAGAAGGTAATGTATTATATTCCTTTTGTGATGAAGCGAAAAAGGCTTTAATTAAAGCTAATGAAAGGGTCAATAAAGGGGATGACATAAGGGATGTGGTAAGAGACTACATCTATGATTTGCTTAAGTGTTTAGATAAATGCAATAAATCGGTAAGCGACGTGGAAATTATTCCGATACCGAATTTGGGTAAAGTAAGTGGCGTAAGTTTTAATAAGATAACTTCTGAGGCTATGCGCGGGCTACTTTACGCTGAGCTCTATAAAAGACTTAAGGGAGAAAATGAAATAGTTTTAGATATAACTCACGGAATAAATTACCTCACTGCGATAACGTTAAATGTACTTCAGCAGTTATCTGCACTTTTAGGGGCTAAGCTTAGGGTAATTAACGCAGTACCGATTTCCCAAACTGAGTTCGAAATAGAGACCGTGGCGAAATTCAATAAAGACTCTTTTAATCTTCAAGACCTAGAGAATACAGATGTTATTAATTCGATAAAGCTTAATGCTCCTCTACCATTAATTTACTTGTGCAGAAGGAATAGAAAGAATTTCGAAATACCTGAAATTAAGTTTATTAAGGAAGATATCAAATCGCAAGGGATACTATTCTCTCTAAAAGACAAAAGAGTTTTAGGAGAGCTTAAGGAGAGCGTGATACTATCGAGGATAGTTGAGGATTACATATGCGATAAAATAAATACCTACGATGATCCCTTTAAGGTCGAGAGTCTTCACGAAATTACGGAGCTTTTCGAAAGATTTTACAGTATTTCGAAACCCTTAATAATTAATGAACTTAATAATATTACGAATAAGAAAAAGAGCGGAATGGTTTATGAAATATTAGAACAGCCAAAAGAAGATTGTAATAGTATGATGAAAAGTATAGATCAGACCAGAAGGAACTTTATAGCTCATGGAGGACTTTTAAAGGAGTTCACATACTACGATCATAAAATGAACAGGATATACTATAAGATTGACGATGAATGCTATGGAAATGTTTTAAATAAAATATTAGGCTTTGATATTTACGGGCTCATAGAAAGAGGATAA
- a CDS encoding type II toxin-antitoxin system VapC family toxin — MKDKEFLLDASALYSLLDYVDKVDVKKIHILTLTFYEVGNVIWKEYYIHKKVKDPITLSRLFYKLMRKFNVVEDPPLEGVMRIAIERGLTYYDASYAYVAESLGLILVSNDKELIRKANAISLKDLIKSM; from the coding sequence ATGAAAGATAAGGAATTCTTGCTCGATGCCTCAGCTTTATATTCGCTTTTAGATTACGTGGATAAGGTAGATGTTAAGAAAATTCATATACTTACCCTAACTTTTTATGAGGTAGGCAACGTCATATGGAAGGAGTATTATATACATAAAAAGGTTAAAGACCCCATAACCCTTTCGAGACTTTTCTATAAATTAATGCGAAAATTTAACGTAGTAGAGGATCCGCCTCTTGAGGGGGTAATGAGAATTGCCATAGAAAGGGGTTTAACTTACTATGACGCATCTTATGCGTATGTAGCTGAATCTTTAGGGCTTATCCTAGTGTCTAACGATAAAGAGTTGATAAGAAAGGCTAATGCTATTTCGTTAAAGGATTTGATAAAAAGTATGTAA
- the cas2 gene encoding CRISPR-associated endonuclease Cas2 has translation MLYVVFYDITDNELRNKVADFLKKKGMRRVQLSVFVKELNSSRLKDMEAGLRLIYRKSNPGGRFMILILPVTDTLFKQRIVIGGEYREEEGNVVW, from the coding sequence ATGTTGTACGTTGTATTTTACGATATAACCGATAATGAGTTAAGGAATAAGGTTGCAGATTTTTTAAAGAAAAAGGGAATGAGAAGAGTTCAATTAAGCGTTTTCGTTAAGGAGTTAAATTCCTCAAGGCTTAAGGATATGGAGGCTGGTTTAAGGCTCATTTATAGAAAGAGTAATCCAGGGGGTAGGTTTATGATATTAATATTGCCCGTTACAGATACACTATTTAAGCAGAGGATAGTGATAGGAGGGGAATATAGAGAAGAGGAAGGTAATGTTGTTTGGTAG
- a CDS encoding ATP-binding protein, with amino-acid sequence MKEAKHEEEAKYLVPLWISLTKNGLEWRDIFGNEGTKITELPPSFYPSFVLTATMYSYALSKKRENVLLLLDEPEAFTYPSFAYTLGRIIRHLTENSEYLHVIAITHSWDFYRGLLYRNSSNVKVYVINRDGKKLEIGPREDSWYIPGFSVSAVLG; translated from the coding sequence TTGAAAGAAGCAAAGCATGAGGAAGAAGCTAAGTATCTAGTACCGTTATGGATTTCCTTAACTAAAAACGGCTTAGAATGGAGAGACATTTTTGGAAATGAAGGTACTAAAATCACTGAGCTTCCTCCCTCTTTTTATCCCTCTTTTGTTTTAACTGCTACAATGTATTCTTATGCCTTAAGTAAAAAAAGGGAAAATGTTTTGCTCTTACTTGATGAACCTGAAGCCTTTACATATCCCAGTTTCGCTTATACATTAGGGAGAATAATTAGACACTTAACGGAAAACTCAGAATATTTACACGTAATTGCCATAACCCATAGTTGGGACTTTTATAGAGGACTCTTATACCGTAATTCCTCAAATGTTAAGGTATATGTGATAAACAGAGATGGAAAGAAGCTAGAGATCGGCCCTAGAGAAGACAGTTGGTATATCCCAGGTTTCAGTGTTTCTGCGGTGTTAGGATAA
- a CDS encoding type II toxin-antitoxin system CcdA family antitoxin codes for MSDVISVRVKKELKKKAEELGINIREVVEKALEEAIKEKEKEELKDTAKKIKELMRDVSEDDWVRTVRESRDER; via the coding sequence ATGTCAGACGTAATAAGCGTAAGAGTGAAGAAAGAGCTAAAGAAGAAGGCAGAGGAATTGGGAATTAACATTAGGGAAGTTGTAGAAAAGGCTTTAGAGGAAGCCATAAAGGAGAAGGAGAAGGAAGAACTTAAGGATACGGCTAAGAAAATTAAGGAACTAATGAGGGATGTAAGTGAAGATGATTGGGTGAGGACTGTTAGGGAGAGTAGAGATGAAAGATAA
- a CDS encoding putative CRISPR-associated protein, protein MKVHLSAVGTSVLRNSSKDPKIKDRLSSLGLENWDSLSLDDKKQRMIIEYRNELLEYLKNYIRENGEKASAELSALLKAFRKFNHTLEDTKIFLYYTNSPNSELAGEAIRYYLNELGYKDVVLAEVTKINSESNFYEGTVDLFDKVITKLIDWKNNGYEIFINTTSGFKSETIFISIAGLMLESTLYYLHESFNDIIILPSPPISIKPNYVKIIKRLKEEGYVVPLSRAEKIFSSDIMRRLEELAIIERKEGAIRLRDWSRKFIDNFYKETDISKGYKIVTEDGKEIVVANGEELDKELRKLEGKKYRIEPIGSIKVR, encoded by the coding sequence ATGAAAGTGCATTTAAGTGCTGTGGGTACTTCCGTATTAAGAAACTCATCTAAAGATCCTAAAATTAAAGATAGACTTAGTAGCCTAGGTTTAGAAAATTGGGATAGTCTATCTTTGGATGATAAAAAGCAAAGAATGATTATAGAATACCGTAATGAACTTCTAGAATATCTTAAGAATTATATTAGAGAGAACGGGGAGAAGGCTTCAGCTGAATTATCAGCCCTTTTAAAGGCTTTCAGAAAGTTTAATCATACACTAGAGGATACTAAAATTTTCCTTTACTACACTAATTCGCCTAACTCTGAACTTGCAGGAGAGGCAATTAGATATTATTTAAATGAATTAGGTTATAAGGACGTTGTATTAGCAGAAGTAACTAAAATAAATTCTGAATCAAATTTTTATGAGGGGACTGTTGACCTATTCGATAAAGTTATAACAAAACTCATAGACTGGAAAAATAATGGATATGAGATATTCATTAATACCACTTCGGGATTTAAAAGTGAAACAATATTTATTTCAATTGCAGGTCTCATGCTAGAATCAACTCTATACTATTTGCACGAAAGCTTCAATGACATTATAATTTTGCCATCGCCTCCCATATCTATAAAACCTAATTACGTTAAAATTATAAAGAGATTAAAGGAGGAAGGTTACGTAGTTCCATTAAGTCGTGCAGAAAAGATATTCTCCTCAGATATTATGCGCCGTCTTGAAGAGCTAGCGATAATTGAGAGAAAAGAGGGAGCCATTAGATTGAGAGATTGGAGTAGGAAATTTATAGATAATTTCTACAAGGAGACAGATATCAGCAAGGGATATAAAATAGTTACAGAAGATGGAAAAGAGATAGTAGTAGCTAACGGAGAAGAGTTGGACAAGGAACTAAGAAAATTAGAGGGTAAAAAGTATAGGATAGAGCCTATAGGTAGCATAAAGGTGAGATAA
- a CDS encoding RNA-guided endonuclease InsQ/TnpB family protein, whose translation MSIVTFRFRAFTDEQTLRALKARLKLACEIYNTLRWADIYFYQRDGKGLTQTELRQLALDLRKQDKEYKQLYSQVVQEIANRFYEARQRFFQELARFPKEKKIHKWYSLVYPQSGWKILSVREIRTGSRKNKKKLLVLSLSHLGTFKVIVHRDFPLDKVKRVVVKLTKSERVYISFVVEDHVFQQAPKTNNVVAIDVGVEKLLTTSDGEYLPNFKFYEKALRKIKHLHKELSRKEFLSKNWLKAKVKLAKAYEHLANLKRDMYMKIGKYLSMNYDVVVMEDINVKQLVGKSLRKLRMRLHDVSFGELRDIIKYQIGKYGKKLVLVNPSNTSRTCARCGYVKEDLTLADRIFTCPKCGWIADRDYNASLNILRRSGWELPLVPVELHPLPVLQYWQGGVMKQEASSFTIDPKSFYKNNSGKVLLIL comes from the coding sequence ATGTCCATCGTAACGTTTCGTTTTCGTGCCTTTACAGACGAGCAAACCTTGAGGGCGTTAAAAGCCCGGTTGAAGTTAGCATGTGAGATATACAACACGTTACGATGGGCAGACATCTACTTCTACCAAAGAGATGGAAAAGGTCTAACACAAACGGAGTTAAGACAATTAGCCCTAGACTTGAGAAAACAAGACAAGGAGTACAAACAACTATATTCACAAGTGGTACAAGAAATAGCAAATCGTTTTTATGAAGCAAGACAGAGGTTCTTCCAAGAATTAGCACGTTTTCCTAAGGAAAAGAAAATCCACAAGTGGTATTCTCTTGTCTATCCTCAAAGTGGTTGGAAAATACTATCCGTTAGAGAAATAAGGACTGGAAGTAGAAAGAATAAAAAGAAACTGCTTGTGCTAAGTTTGTCTCACTTAGGCACCTTCAAGGTCATTGTCCATAGGGACTTTCCCTTGGACAAGGTAAAGAGGGTGGTAGTTAAGCTAACGAAGTCTGAAAGAGTATACATATCATTTGTGGTAGAAGACCATGTGTTCCAGCAAGCTCCGAAGACTAACAATGTAGTGGCAATAGATGTTGGTGTAGAGAAGCTTCTAACAACTTCAGATGGTGAATATTTACCCAACTTCAAGTTTTACGAGAAGGCACTCCGTAAGATCAAGCATTTGCACAAGGAATTGTCTAGGAAGGAGTTCCTTTCCAAGAATTGGCTTAAAGCCAAGGTTAAGTTAGCTAAGGCATATGAACATCTTGCTAATTTGAAGAGGGATATGTACATGAAGATAGGGAAGTACCTATCGATGAATTACGATGTTGTGGTAATGGAGGATATTAATGTTAAACAACTGGTTGGTAAGTCTCTCAGAAAGCTTAGGATGAGGTTACATGACGTATCGTTTGGTGAGCTAAGGGATATAATCAAATATCAGATAGGGAAGTATGGAAAGAAATTGGTGTTAGTTAATCCGTCAAACACGTCAAGGACGTGTGCTAGATGTGGATATGTGAAGGAAGATCTAACTTTAGCTGACCGTATCTTTACTTGTCCTAAGTGCGGTTGGATAGCTGACCGTGACTATAATGCTTCTCTAAATATCTTACGTAGGTCGGGGTGGGAGCTGCCCTTAGTGCCTGTGGAGCTTCACCCTCTACCAGTACTTCAGTACTGGCAAGGTGGAGTTATGAAGCAGGAAGCTTCCTCCTTCACGATAGACCCAAAATCATTTTACAAAAATAATTCCGGTAAGGTACTATTAATTTTATAG
- a CDS encoding clan AA aspartic protease, with translation MEIEGEVSGVRIRFLIDTGFEGECTLSFETFKEIRGEEFQGIPFESITGEIIHTRAKLVELRIMNRVIKVICYSFEGLDENLLGEEIAKKLNLVLDYKQDKIDDP, from the coding sequence GTGGAAATTGAAGGTGAAGTTAGCGGGGTTAGAATAAGATTTCTGATAGATACGGGATTTGAAGGTGAATGCACACTTAGTTTTGAAACATTTAAGGAAATTAGAGGTGAGGAGTTTCAAGGAATCCCGTTTGAATCAATAACTGGGGAAATTATACATACCAGAGCTAAATTAGTAGAACTAAGAATAATGAATAGGGTAATTAAGGTGATTTGTTACTCGTTTGAAGGATTAGATGAGAATTTATTAGGAGAGGAAATAGCAAAGAAGTTAAATCTGGTTTTAGATTATAAGCAAGATAAGATAGACGATCCTTAG